CGACGGCGGCGATCTCGATCGGGTTGCTGTGGTTGTCGTTCACCTTGAGCTTGGGCGTCTCGAAGTTCCGGACCCGGACCGAGACCTTGCGCTTGCCGTAGAACGGGTTCGCCCATCGCAGGCCGGGCTCGCGGGCCGTACCGACGTAGCGGCCGAAGAGCTGGAGCACCTGCGCCTCGTTCGGGGCCACCATGAAGAACCCACCGAGCATGACGCACTCGACGACGAGGGCGGCGGTCAAGATCAGCCCAACGACGATCTGTTCACCGCTGAACGCCCAGACCATCGCCAAGCACGTCAGGATGATGGCCAAGGGCAACGCGACGAGCATTGGGATCCCGGCCAGGGGCGTGCGGCGAATCTCGCGGATCATCGAAGACCTCCTGTGTGCAAGAACGAGCTATCAACATGATATCACTACGATGGCACTTCGCGTAGGGTTGCGGGGACGGGGGAGAGTCGATGGGCGCGCCTCGGGTCGATCGCTTGCCGCAGGGCAGCGGCGCGGCGATACTCCGCCGGTAAGAAGGGACCATCGGCGCGAGTACCCTCCAACTATCCAAAGGTCGTCTGCATGCCGAACACCTCGTGGTCCGAGCGACTGCGCTATCGGTTCGACAACTTCATGGCGCGGGGAACGCCGGCCATGGTCGGAGGGCTTGGTCTGATCAGCCTCGGCGTGATCTTCGTGGCGGCCGCCCTCCTGGTGGGGCTCGGGATCCGGCCCGGAGGCGAGGATCACCCGCTTGGGTTCATCGAGGCGGCGTGGCAGAGCCTGATGCGCACACTCGACTCGGGCACGATGGGCGGCGATGCAGGCTGGGGCTTCCGTATCGTCATGCTGTTGGTCACGCTCGGCGGGGTGTTCATCATCAGTGCGTTGATCGGCGTGCTGTCGGCCGGGATCGATGCCCGGATCGAGGCTTTGCGACAAGGACGGTCGCGCGTCGTCGAAGCCGGCCACATCTTGGTGCTCGGCTGGTCGCCCAAGATTTTTGCGGTCCTGAACGAGCTTGCGACGGCCAACGCCAACGTTCGGCGGCCATGCGTTGTCATCCTCGGCGCCGAGGACAAGGTGGTGATGGAGTCCGAAGTGCGCGAGCGCGGGCAGACGGGCCGACTGCGCATCGTGTGTCGTCACGGCAATCCGTTGGATCCGAACGACCTGCGCATCGGCAGTCCGGAAACGGCGCGCTCGATCATCGTGCTGCCGGCCGAGAGCGTGCACGGTGACATCCACACCGTCAAAGCCCTGTTGGCGCTGGCACAGATCAAGGGCGATCACGGCAAAGCGTGGAACGTCGTGGCCGCCGTGCGCGATGCGGCCAACCTTGACGCGGCCCGCCTTGCGTCCGGCGCGTGGGCGCACATCGTCCTCGTCGACAACCTGATCGCCCGGATCACGGCGCAAACGTGCCGCCAGAGCGGCCTGTCGATCGTGACGCAGGAGCTGCTCGACTTCGACGGCGACGAGATCTATTTCGCGCCGCCGGGCGCGGCGGGGGCGGTCACTTATGGCGAAGCGCTGCAGAACTGCGTCGGCGGAACGGGCATCGGGATCCGCGATGCGGGCGGCGCGATTCGACTCAACCCCTCGGGCGCGACCGCCGTCGGGCCGGGCGATCGGCTGATCGTCATCGCCGCCGACGATGACAAGGTGGGGTTCAAGGACGCCTCCGCAGACGTGGTCGATCCCACCGTGGTTGCCACAACGAAGCCAACCGGCGTCGATGCCGAGCGCACGCTCGTCCTCGGCTGGAATCGCCGCGGTGACCAGCTGATCGCGGAGCTGGACAACTACGTGACGCGAGGCTCGACCGTCCACGTCGTGGCCCAACTGGACGGCCGTGGCATGCCGGCGGCAAGCGGTCACACCAACCTGTCGCTGTCGGTGGATCCAGGCAACCCGTGCGATCGAGCGACGCTCGAGATGCTCGACGTGCCAGGCTACGATCACGTCATCGTGCTGGCGGGCGAGGGGCACGACGACCACCACGTAACCGATGCGCAGACGCTTATCACCCTGCTCCACCTGCGCGACATCGCCGACCGCAGCGGCCGTGATCTCGCCGTCGTCTCCGAAATGCTCGACGTCCGCAACCGCGACCTTGCGGTCGCCACACGCGCCGATGACTTCATCGTCAGCGACCGACTCGTCAGCCTGCTGATGGTGCAAATTGCCGAGAACCCGGAGCTGGAGGCGGTGTTTCAGGACCTGTTCGACCCGGATGGCGCCGAGATCTACCTCAAGCCGGCGAGCGACTACGTGGTGCTCGGCACCCCGCTCACGTTCCACTCGGTGATCGAGAGCGCGCTTCGGAAGGGCGAAACGGCCATCGGCTACCGGCGCGCCACGCACGCCGGCGACCCCATGCGCGCGCACGGTGTGGTGGTCAACCCGGTCAAGTCGGAGCGTTTGACCTTCGAGGCGGCCGATCGTCTGATCGTACTGGCCGAGACGTAGCCGCGCCGCCGATGCCCCCCCTCGCCCGCGCCACCGCCCCCGCCAAGGTCATCCTCCTCGGCGAGCACGCCGTCGTGTACGGCCACCCCGCGCTCGCCGCGCCGGTCACGACCGTCGGCGTCGAGGCGACGGTGTGGCCGGGCGACGGCGCGGCGCTGTGTATCACCTCGCGCTGGCCGGACGGCCAGGCGGACGTCGACGTGGCGCGGGCCGGCGACGAGGCGCCGATGGCCGTGGCCGTTCGGGCGACGCTCGCCCGCCTGAAGGTTGCGGACCTGCCGAGCTGGCGAATCGCGCTGCAGAGCACCGTCCCGCCGGGGCGCGGCATGGGATCGAGCGCGGCCATGGCGGTGGCGCTCGTCCGCGCCGTCGCCGGAGCCGCCGGGGCCGCGCTGGACGACGCGGCGGTGTCCGAGCTGGCGCTGGAGAGCGAGCGGATCGTCCACGGTCGGCCGAGCGGGATCGACAATGCCTGCATCGCGTTCGGACGGCCGATCTGGTTCGAGGCCGGCGCCTTCCGGCACGCGCCGGTCGGGCGGACGCTCGGGCTCGTCGTGGCCGACAGCGGCCGCTTCAGCAGCACGCGCGCGATGGTCGAGGCAGTGCGCGCCGCACGAACGGCCGACCCGGCGGGCATCGACGGCGTGTTGTCGGAGTTGGGCGATCTGACCGTCCGCGGCGCCGCTGCGCTGGCCGAAGGCGATGGCGCAGCGCTCGGCCAGGCGATGACCACGGCGCACGATGGCCTCCGGCGACTGGGCGTCTCGACGCCGGACCTCGACCGATTGGCCGAAGCCGCAGCACAGGCCGGGGCGTTCGGCGCGAAGCTGGCGGGCAGCGGAGGCGGCGGCGTGATCGTGGCCGTCTGTCCGCCGCACGAGGCGACGCGCATCGCCGCGGCTTGCCGGGGTGCCGGCGCGCCGTGGACGTGTGAGGCGCGGCTTGAGGCGGATGATCCTGCAGCGACGGCGCTGGACGGCGGATGAGCGACCGTGCACCCGTTCTCCTCAAGCTCGGTGGTGCGCTCCTGACGGACAAGGACGGCATCGAGGCGGTGCGCTCCGACGTGTTGACGCGCGTCGCGGCCGAGGTGGCGGCATGGCGCGCCGATGATCCGGACGGCGCACCGCTCGTCATCGCCCACGGCAGCGGCAGCTTCGCCCACGTGGCCGCGCGGCGGACCCGCTTCCTCGACCGACCGGGCGATCCGGCTGCGTTTGCCGTGGTGGCGTCGTCCGCCGCCCGGCTGCACCGCCATGTCGTGGACGCGCTGATCGAAGCGGGCCTGCCCGCGATCGGCGTGCCCGGCGGGGCGCTGGCGACGCTGGACGCCGGCCGGATCATCGCCGTTCGCTCGGACCTCGTGGGCGACCTCCTGGCGTTCGGCGCGGTGCCGGTGACGTACGGCGACGCCGCGCTCGATCGCTCGCGGGGCGGCGGGATCGCCTCAACCGAGCCGCTCCTGGTCGCCCTTGCCGAGGCCCTCGGCGCGGCGCGCCTGGTCTTCGCGACGGACGTCGACGGCGTGTACGACCGCGACCCCGCCGCCGACCAAGCCGCACGCCGCTACGACCGGCTGTCTCCCGGCGACCCGAACCTGGCCGCCCTGTCGCTCGGCGGCGCCCGGGCTGGCGCGACGGACGTCACCGGCGGGATGGCCAGCAAGGTCGGGGCGGCGCTGGCACTTGTGGCGCGGCGGCCGGGGGTGACGGTGCGAATCGTATCGGGGCTTCGGGTGGGTGCGGTTGGAGCGGCGCTGAGGGGTGCGGTTGAGGCGGGGGGGACGGTGGTTGAGGCGGATCCGGGGGGCGGTGCCGAGGCTGGGCGCGGGTGAGCGCGTGGGCGTGGGAGGGTTGGGGAGCGGAGGGGATGAAGTGCTGAGCCGGCGGGCGGGGGTGGTTGGGGTCGGGGCGTTTTGGGTTCGTGCATTTTGTTCGCAGGGGCCGCTTGGCCCCTGCACCCCAGCCAGGGGGCGCAGCGCCCCCTGGACCCCCGCACCAGGTTTCGCTTCTATGGCCGCCGCGGATTGTCGTCGGCGCGTAGATTGGAGCGGACGCCCCAATCCCGTCGAACGAGCAGGCAATTGATCGAGCAAGATCGTTGGGATGTCATCTTGCTCGTTGACGTTTTTGGCCCGCACGCCGCGGGGCGGTCCACAGACTACTCTGTGCCGCACTTCGATCCGCCAGACCTCTTCCGGGCGCGAGACCGCGTGCTTGAACGACCGGAAACCCCGATGCGGGGGGTCCAGGGGG
Above is a window of Candidatus Avedoeria danica DNA encoding:
- the mvk gene encoding mevalonate kinase, which gives rise to MPPLARATAPAKVILLGEHAVVYGHPALAAPVTTVGVEATVWPGDGAALCITSRWPDGQADVDVARAGDEAPMAVAVRATLARLKVADLPSWRIALQSTVPPGRGMGSSAAMAVALVRAVAGAAGAALDDAAVSELALESERIVHGRPSGIDNACIAFGRPIWFEAGAFRHAPVGRTLGLVVADSGRFSSTRAMVEAVRAARTADPAGIDGVLSELGDLTVRGAAALAEGDGAALGQAMTTAHDGLRRLGVSTPDLDRLAEAAAQAGAFGAKLAGSGGGGVIVAVCPPHEATRIAAACRGAGAPWTCEARLEADDPAATALDGG
- a CDS encoding potassium transporter TrkA, coding for MPNTSWSERLRYRFDNFMARGTPAMVGGLGLISLGVIFVAAALLVGLGIRPGGEDHPLGFIEAAWQSLMRTLDSGTMGGDAGWGFRIVMLLVTLGGVFIISALIGVLSAGIDARIEALRQGRSRVVEAGHILVLGWSPKIFAVLNELATANANVRRPCVVILGAEDKVVMESEVRERGQTGRLRIVCRHGNPLDPNDLRIGSPETARSIIVLPAESVHGDIHTVKALLALAQIKGDHGKAWNVVAAVRDAANLDAARLASGAWAHIVLVDNLIARITAQTCRQSGLSIVTQELLDFDGDEIYFAPPGAAGAVTYGEALQNCVGGTGIGIRDAGGAIRLNPSGATAVGPGDRLIVIAADDDKVGFKDASADVVDPTVVATTKPTGVDAERTLVLGWNRRGDQLIAELDNYVTRGSTVHVVAQLDGRGMPAASGHTNLSLSVDPGNPCDRATLEMLDVPGYDHVIVLAGEGHDDHHVTDAQTLITLLHLRDIADRSGRDLAVVSEMLDVRNRDLAVATRADDFIVSDRLVSLLMVQIAENPELEAVFQDLFDPDGAEIYLKPASDYVVLGTPLTFHSVIESALRKGETAIGYRRATHAGDPMRAHGVVVNPVKSERLTFEAADRLIVLAET